One Streptomyces fagopyri DNA window includes the following coding sequences:
- a CDS encoding permease has translation MHAILHALSIAGSMTWEITWALILGFALSAVVQAVVRRATVARLLGDDRPRTLALAAGLGVASSSCSYAAVALARSLFRKGANFTAAMAFEIASTNLVVELGVILALLMGWQFTVAEFVGGPVMIVVLAVLFRILLRERLLSQAREQAERGLAGSMEGHAAMDMTARGEGSFGRRLFSGSGFTSVAHVFVMEWAAILRDLVGGLLIAGAIAAWVPDSFWRSFFLDGHPLAAKLVGPLIGPVVAIASFVCSIGNVPLAVVLWKGGISFGGVVAFIFADLLILPILNIYRKYYGPRMTAFLLVTFYGAMVVAGYVVEILFSGLGLVPDQADARIPMEGVSWDYTTWLNIAFLLLAAALVWRFLRTGGPTMLRAMGGSPEAEERPGHGAHDHPHGHR, from the coding sequence ATGCACGCGATCCTGCACGCGCTGTCCATCGCCGGGTCGATGACCTGGGAGATCACCTGGGCACTGATCCTGGGATTCGCCCTGTCCGCCGTGGTCCAGGCGGTGGTGCGGCGCGCGACGGTCGCGCGGCTGCTCGGTGACGACCGGCCGCGGACGCTCGCACTGGCCGCCGGGCTCGGCGTGGCGTCCTCGTCCTGCTCGTACGCGGCCGTGGCGCTCGCCCGCTCACTGTTCCGCAAGGGCGCGAACTTCACCGCGGCGATGGCGTTCGAGATCGCCTCCACCAATCTCGTGGTCGAACTCGGCGTGATCCTCGCCCTGTTGATGGGCTGGCAGTTCACCGTCGCCGAGTTCGTCGGCGGGCCGGTCATGATCGTGGTGCTGGCCGTGCTCTTCCGGATCCTCCTGCGCGAGCGGCTGCTGAGCCAGGCCCGGGAGCAGGCCGAGCGGGGGCTCGCCGGATCGATGGAGGGTCACGCGGCGATGGACATGACGGCGCGGGGAGAGGGCTCGTTCGGACGCCGCCTGTTCTCGGGCTCCGGCTTCACTTCGGTCGCACATGTGTTCGTCATGGAGTGGGCGGCGATCCTGCGCGACCTGGTGGGCGGGCTGCTGATCGCGGGTGCCATCGCCGCCTGGGTGCCCGACTCCTTCTGGCGCTCCTTCTTCCTGGACGGTCATCCGCTCGCGGCCAAACTGGTCGGGCCCCTGATCGGGCCGGTCGTGGCGATCGCCTCCTTCGTGTGCTCGATCGGGAACGTGCCGCTGGCCGTCGTGCTGTGGAAGGGCGGCATCAGCTTCGGGGGCGTGGTCGCGTTCATCTTCGCCGACCTGCTGATCCTGCCGATCCTGAACATCTACCGGAAGTACTACGGCCCCCGGATGACGGCATTCCTGCTGGTCACCTTCTACGGGGCCATGGTGGTCGCCGGGTATGTCGTGGAGATCCTCTTCAGCGGTCTCGGGCTCGTCCCCGACCAGGCCGACGCCCGTATTCCCATGGAGGGCGTCTCCTGGGACTACACGACCTGGCTCAACATCGCCTTCCTGCTGCTCGCGGCGGCGCTGGTGTGGCGCTTCCTGCGCACCGGCGGCCCCACGATGCTGCGGGCGATGGGCGGGTCACCGGAGGCCGAGGAGCGGCCGGGCCACGGGGCCCATGACCACCCGCACGGCCACCGCTGA
- a CDS encoding inositol oxygenase family protein: MELRSVEELMDLLHAGRGTRHAADGGGGPVDVHDHALQTAALLRRSHPADKELQVAGLVHGIGRLLRPGDATAHAQLPPHLVGPLLGHRVSRLGRLHSAGRQDPYDADDALSLRQACDAGRAAGLHAGVLEDWRTVVELVAAQNSRLGAVD, from the coding sequence ATGGAGCTGCGCAGCGTCGAAGAGCTGATGGATCTGCTGCACGCCGGCCGGGGCACCCGGCACGCCGCGGACGGCGGCGGCGGACCGGTCGATGTGCACGACCACGCGCTGCAGACCGCCGCCCTGCTGCGCCGGAGCCATCCGGCCGACAAGGAACTTCAGGTGGCGGGCCTGGTCCACGGCATCGGCCGGCTGCTGCGCCCCGGCGACGCCACCGCGCACGCCCAGTTGCCGCCGCACCTGGTGGGGCCGCTGCTCGGCCACCGCGTCTCCCGTCTGGGACGCCTCCACTCCGCCGGCCGGCAGGACCCGTACGACGCCGACGACGCGCTGAGCCTGCGTCAGGCCTGCGACGCGGGCCGGGCGGCCGGACTCCACGCCGGGGTGCTGGAGGACTGGCGCACGGTGGTGGAACTGGTGGCGGCGCAGAACTCCCGGCTCGGGGCTGTCGACTGA
- a CDS encoding SDR family oxidoreductase, with product MTSPNGLRGRTAIVTGASRGIGLAVAEELSRAGARVCVTARDAASVGRAAERLGGVALAGSVADPAHLRAVTELTLREFGRIDLVVNNAATNQPYGPLMDVDPDRWGAAFTVNVEAALRLAQYAWHGWMGEHGGAIVNVCTEGADHVGPHVGAYGTSKAALLHLTRQLAGELAPRVRVNSVSPGLVRTEMARFVWEDAEDELGAGLPLGRIGRPEDVARAVVWLASDAAEWITGADLLVDGGTRVRAAHGAGHAPHDRLRARAPDGGR from the coding sequence ATGACGTCACCCAACGGGCTGCGGGGCAGGACCGCCATCGTCACCGGAGCCTCGCGCGGGATCGGGCTGGCCGTCGCCGAGGAGCTCTCCCGGGCGGGCGCACGGGTGTGTGTGACCGCGCGGGACGCGGCCTCGGTGGGCCGGGCGGCCGAGCGGCTCGGCGGGGTCGCGCTCGCGGGGTCGGTCGCCGATCCGGCGCATCTGCGAGCCGTGACCGAGCTGACGCTGCGCGAGTTCGGGCGCATCGACCTCGTGGTGAACAACGCGGCGACCAACCAGCCGTACGGCCCGCTCATGGACGTCGACCCGGACCGCTGGGGTGCGGCGTTCACCGTCAACGTCGAGGCCGCGCTGCGGTTGGCGCAGTACGCCTGGCACGGCTGGATGGGCGAGCACGGCGGCGCGATCGTGAACGTGTGCACGGAGGGCGCGGACCACGTGGGGCCGCACGTGGGCGCGTACGGCACCAGCAAGGCGGCCCTGCTGCACCTCACCCGGCAGCTCGCGGGCGAACTGGCCCCGAGGGTCCGGGTCAACTCCGTCTCCCCCGGACTGGTCCGCACCGAGATGGCCCGCTTCGTCTGGGAGGACGCCGAGGACGAACTCGGCGCCGGACTCCCGCTGGGCCGGATCGGCCGGCCCGAGGACGTCGCGCGAGCGGTGGTGTGGCTGGCCTCCGACGCCGCCGAGTGGATCACCGGCGCCGATCTGCTGGTCGACGGAGGGACCCGGGTGCGGGCCGCGCACGGGGCCGGCCACGCCCCGCACGACCGTCTGCGCGCCC